GAGAATTTGGTAATCCGCGGCGAACAACAATTTCTACTGCCACTGCTAAAATTCAAATTGATGAGAAAGCATTGGTTGCTGATGAACAAGTTCGGGTTTTAATTAGTCATGATGGTTATTTAAAGCGCTCTTCCTTACGTTCATGGCAATCAAGCGATGATGCAGAAAACGGCTTACCTGATGGTGACGACGTTGTCTTTGAAAAGACAATTTCAACTTTAGCTAACTTATATCTGTTTACTAATCGTGGGAATGTCATCTATCGGCCGGTTCACGAGCTCGTTGAAGCAAAATGGAAAGAAACAGGGCAGCACCTGTCGCAAGAAATCGGTTTACCAAGTGAAGAACAGATAATTCACGTCTTTGCGTTTGATAAATTGGACAAGAATATTAACTTCCTGCTAGCTACTAATGATGGCTATATTAAGCAACTAGAACTGGCTAATTTACAACCAACTAGGACATATCGTTCTAGAGCAATGGCTGCTATGAAGATGAAGTCACAGGCAAGCCAAGTGGTCCGTGTTGATGTTGTTCAACCTGATACAAAGGCAGAAATCATCTTATTCACACATGATGCTTATGCTGTTCGCTATGACGTAAGTGAAATACCAACATCTGGAGCTAAAGCTGTTGGAGTTAAATCAGTTAATTTGAAGGATGATGATTTTATTGTGTCCTACATCTTAGTTGCTCCTGAATATCTTGACTTAATTAAAGTTGGTTTGATTACACAACGAGGTGCTTTTAAGCAATTCAAAGTTAAGTTGATTAATAAGGTTTCGCGTGCTAAACGAGGCGTGCTCGTTCTACGTGAGTTAAAGACAAAGCCCCATCGGATTTCAGCATTAGTATCTTACGGTCAAAATCATATTTTAATAATTGTTTCTAGTAGTAAAAGAAAAGTAACTTTGCAAACTAATGATTATCCGTTGGGAGATCGTTACTCAAATGGATCGTTTGTAATTGATACAGTAAGTGATGGTCAACCTGTTGATCTGATTTTGGGACAGCCGTTAAATCGTAAATAGTTGAAGGGCTTACAACTTATAAATAAAAATTTCAAAAATCGTTTATAAATTTGTAAAATATTTTAAATTATGCTTTGACATGAGCGCGATTTTATCTGATAATACATGTAAATATATTCTTACTAAGATAGAGGAAGTTTTTTACATGCCTAAAACAGATACAATACTTTCAACAAAGTCATTACATTATTTTTTACAACTAATCGATACAATGAATTATACGCAGGCCGCTCAAATATTGGGCATTACACAACCTGCGCTGACGCAGCAAATCAAAAAGATTGAGCATTCAATTGGAACACCGCTGTTTGGTCAAATGGGGAAGAAGCTCTATTTAACTGAAGCTGGTAAAGAACTGCAGACGGGTGCTATTAAGCTATTAAATACAATTAACTCAGTTGTAAGCGACATTCAAGAGTTTACTCAAGCTGATAAAGGTCAAATCTCAATTGGTATTTTGGATAGCATTAATTCAGAAATATTGCGCAAGTTCTTGGTTGGTTTCAACCAAAAGAATCCTGATATTGTTCTTAATGTGACTTACTATGACCGCAAAAATTTATGGTATAGCTTAGATAATAACTTAATTGATATGGCAGTTATGTTCTGGCCTGACAGTACCAAGAAGAGCCAGGCTGAATTGCAGAATCAATACGAGCACACAACGGTTTATGAAGATCGATTAACGGTCTTAACACATAAGGATACAGTTGAGGCAGGGCAGTCATATCCGATTTCTCGCTTTGCCCACCGTGAATGGGTTGCTTATCCAGATGGTTTTTACTTAACTCAATTAATGAAGAAAAAGCTGAGTAATAAGACTAACATCAAGAACTGCTTAACTGTTCCAATCAGCTTGTCATCAACAGAGCAATTAATTAAGACGGCTCAAGAAACTGATTACGATACATTTATCAGTGAGGCATATTACCAAGCTCATAAAGATGAGATTAAGTTGACACCAATTTATTTAAAAGAAGTTGAGCCATTTACTGTTTCATTAGTTTATCGTAAAGGTAAAAAGGCTGTTCCTCGGATCAATAATATTTTGACCGAATTTAAAAATTTCTTGGATAAATAACGTCTATTAGCTAAAATAGAATAGAACGATAAATTTTATAAAAGAAGAAAGAGGAAGATTAATGGAAAAAGAGTTAGTTTTTGGTCACCAAAATCCTGATACTGATGCGATTGGTACCGCAATAGCTTACTCATACTTGCAAAACAAGTTGGGTTTTAACACTGAAGCTGTAGCACTTGGCGAACCTAATGATGAAACTGCTTATGCTTTAAATAAGTTTGGTTTTGAAGCACCACGAGTAATTAAGACTGCTGCTAATGAGGTTGACAAAGTAATGCTGGTCGACCATAATGAGCCGCAACAGAGTGTCTCTGACATTGATCAAGTGACGGTAACGCATGTTGTTGACCACCACCGGATTATGAACTTTGATACTAGTGCACCATTGTTTTATTTAGCAGAACCTGTTGGTTGTACAAGTACAATTATGTGGAAGTTGTACAAGCACTTTGGTGTTGAAATTCCGCAAAACATCGCGGGAATTATGTTGTCAGCAATTATTTCTGATACTTTGCTGCTCAAGTCGCCAACTACTACTGATGACGACCGCGACGCTGTTGAGGCTTTAGCTAAAATAGCTGGTGTTGATTACAAGACTTATGGTCTTGATGAATTAAAGGCTGGTACTAACATTGCATCTAAGTCAGAAGAAGACTTAATTGACTTAGATGCCAAGAGCTTTTCACTTAATGGCAAGAACGTTCGGGTTGCTCAAATTAACGTTGTTGATCTGCCGGAAGCAATGGAACGCAAGGATGCCTTCTTGAAGGCAATGCAGGCAGCATCAGATGCTAATAACTACGACATGTTTATGCTGTTAATTACCAATGTTCTTGATTCTGATTCAACTGCGCTTGTAGTTGGTTCAGATGAGGCTCAAGCAGCATTTGAAAAAGCATTTGGTAAGGTTACAGACTCAGAAATCAGCTTACCGGGAGTTGTTTCGCGTAAGAAGCAAGTTGTTCCACCGTTGACTGAAGCTTTTAACTAAAATTGGCTAACAAAAAGACGAAGTAGGGAATTAATCCTACTTCGTCTTTTTTGATTTTTAAAAATTAGTCTTTGTTAATTTCTTTGGCTAAGATAATGAAAGACTTGCATACACGTTCAGCCTTTTCAGGAGCCATTTTTCTTAATTCGTTAAGAACCTTCTTGATGAAAACTGGAGTATTATCTTGATGATTTTCTACCTTAACTTCTTTGAAGCGGTAAGCGTTCATGATAATATCTGGTGTTGTTGTATTCAAAGCTCTGGCAATTGAATCAAGCTTTTGAATACTAATGTTTTGGTTCTTAGTACGCTCAAGACGTGAAATAAAGTTAACTGACAAATCACTTAATTCAGCGAGATCCTCCTGTGTCAATTTTTGTTCACGTCGTCGACGGCATATTTCTTTTCCTAAATTTATACTCATGGAATAAATCAACCCTTTCAAAAAATAATAAGTATAATAAGTATAATCTTTAATTTCAAGTAACCGATTTGAAATTAAAAATTATTTTTAAAAACCCCAGATAGTATTGTAGGACATTTTGCTGAAAATTTAAATAAAAATGCACCTAGAAAAATTCAACTTAAAATAAAAAAGGAAAAAAGTGGCAAATATTATCTTAAATGGCGTAATTGCTTGTCACATGGGAAAGTTAAACAAAAAGATTAAAGTATAGTTAATTATTAAATGCCATGTATTTAATTTTTACCTAGTAATCGCTTAAATTTTACAATTTTTAAAATATAGGATCCTTAAATGACTTTCAAATTAAATAATTACTTGGTTTAAGTAAGTAATTATTAATTTTGATCTGGTAAACTTAGCGTGGTCAGTAACTTGTTTTGCCAAATTTATCCAGTAAAATCAACAATTAAGCAGCTATTATCTTTGTAAGAAAAAATTATGGGGTAACAGTCGAGAAGAAGAATATAAAAGAGTAAATACTAAAATTATTCTAGATATAACTTCGTATAATATATATTATGTAAAGTTAATTAGAAAAATAATTATTTTCAAGAAGAGTTAGCGCTGACTGGCTTTAAATTATGGCCTATTGTAAATAATTAGATTAAGTAACTGTATTTTGATACAAAGATTCAATTTGTATTCTTACAAGCTTTATTTATAACTGCTGAGAACGTAATTCTACAATCAAATGAAATTATTTTGGCTGATAACTGATTACCTGTTAATCTAGTTAGTTTGAATTTGTTAATTGCTGGTAAGTAATTAAAGTACAAAGTGGTAATGATTGAATTTTTTATGCAAGGATTTATATGATTTGTATTTTGTATATAAATGAGTAATTAATTTAATTGTGAGTGTCGGTATTAAGTTTTGTTGAATTGCTATCATTAAAACTATAATTTTAATGATAGGTATAAACGGCTAAGTATCAGTGTTTTTTAGCTAAATTGTTTTAACTAACTGAACTTATTTAATTACTTATAGATATAGATAATTTTTAAAATTCATAAAAATATCTATAAAGACTGAATTTATTTTTAACAAAAGTTATTTGCTACAACTTACTTCGTTAAGCCCGCTAGTCTCCCTCCTCTGCTCGCTTATAGCACTTTCATAATCCAAAATTCGAACATACATTCTGTTTTTGCTTTATAATTATTAAATGTAATCAACTTTTTAAGGAGAATAGATTTGTGGAAACTAAAAAGTATTTAGACTTAATTGAAGCTGAGCTTAAAGGTATGCCGGATTTTGTCAAGGAGTACAATTTTGGTACTACCCATTCGTTAACGACAACATATCAATATTTAACAGAAATTCGGCGCTTTTTTGACTGGCTGCGTCAAGAAGGAATCTCATCTGCACCAGATAATAGTCAGATGAGTGTTGACACACTGGCTAATTTACGGCGCAATGATATTATGCTGTACATTAACTATTTGGGGCACGTGAAAAATCAACAGGGACATTTAAATTCACCGACAACGATTAATCGGTCAATTAATGCCTTACGCTCCCTATTTAAGTTTTTAACGATTACAGCTGATAACAATGATGGTCAGCCCTACTTTGAACGCAATGTCATGCTCAAAATCGACTCACTTAATAATACTAAGACGTTGAATTATCGGGCGCATATTCTTGAATCACACATGTACATTGGTAAATTAAAATATCAGTTTCTTGATTTTATTGAAAATGAGTACGAGCAGCACTGCAATAAGCAGGCATTGCCAGCCTTCAAAATCAATAAAGAACGCGATATGGCAATTATTGCCTTGATTTTAGGAACGGGAATTCGAGTTTCTGAATGTGCTGGCGTTAACTTGGCAGATTTGAACTTAAAAAAAGCTACACTTGATGTAACTCGTAAAGGTGGTCAGCGCGACAGTGTTCCAATTGCCGAATGGACTTTGGATTATATTATTGAATATCAAAAAGTTAGACGTGAGCGTTATTCTACTACTAAGAAAGAAACGGCATTTTTCTTAACGCGGTGGCACCAGCAAACAAAAAGAATGACCACTAACGCGATTGAAAAAATGGTCAACAAGTATTCTGCTAGCTTCGGCCACCCGCTGACGCCACATAAATTGCGTCATACGCTTGCTTCTGAGCTCTATGGCGTGACTAAGGACCAGGTGCTTGTAGCACAGCAGCTTGGTCAAAAAGGTACCTCAGCGACTGATTTGTATACGCATGTCGATCAAAAGAAACAACGTGACGCATTAAACGAAATTTCTGAAACAGAAAATAAATAAAAAAGTGTCTGGAAAAAACTCTGATTTTCACAAATATATTTTAATGGTTTGTATAAAAGTCGAATACTACAAAAAACTAACTTAAGTTAGTTTTTTGTAGTATAAGCCGATTAATTATTTATATTCAAAAAGGAACGTTAATCTTTGAAATTAACGTTCCTTGTCATATCTAGTTTGTTTCCAGACACTTTTGATATAAAACTACGATATTTTTATTGATGCTTATCAAACCATTCTTTAATATCATGCATTCTGTGGATTCTAAGAGATGGCAAGCCATTACGTGACACGCCATGGAATGATTGCGGGTAACGAATCATGTCGGTCTCTGCCCCTGCCAGCTTGACGGCAGTAAAGAATTCTTCACTTTGTGAGATTGGACAACGCATATCCCATTCACCATGGAGTAATCTAATCGGCGTTGTTACATTTTGGGCATAAGCTAACGGAGACATTCGCCAATATTTTTTAAGGGCTTCGTTGTCGCTGAATAAATTAGCCTGTAGTTCTTGACGGTCGAACCAATAACCGATATCTGAGGTGCCATTCATGCTGATCCAGTCACTGACACAGCGCTGGGCAACCGCTGCTTTAAACCGTTTGGTGTGCCCTACAGCCCAAGTTGTCATGAAGCCGCCGTAAGAACCACCAGCGATGTATTGATGGTTCTTATCTAATTCAGGAAAATGCTCTAAGGCATAATCCAGGCCAGCTAAGACATCAGAAAAATCATTCTCGCCATAATGGCCGTCGACATCATTACAGAATTTTTGACCGTATGTGGTTGAGCCACGTGGGTTAACATAAACTATTCCATAACCCCAACTAGCTAAAACTTGAAATTCATGGAAAAAGGCTTCACCATAGGCTGCATGTGGACCACCGTGAACATACAACAATACTGGAGACTGTTTAGGCTTGTTTGCTGCAGGCAAGTACCAGCCTTCCAATTCCTGTGTTTTATCTTTAGACAGATAAGTGAATTTTTGCGCTTTAAGATAACTATGAGTCCGTTCAAAGTCATGATTAGGATTATACAACTGACTCGTGGTTTTAGTTTTAAGGTCAAAAAGTAATAATTCACTTGGCAATGCCTGTTTTGAAACTGTCAAAAGCAATTTTTGTGGGCTAGCTGCACAAAAGTCAGTGATATCTTCGGCTTCATCGCGAATTAGTTGTACAGTATCCCGATTACCCAGGTACAGTTGACTATGACCATGATGTAAGGCAGTAAAAACATACTGTTTATTATCTAACCAAACTACACTGTTACTGCATAAATTTTGGGTAAAATCTGCAGTTAGAGCCGCTTCATATCCTACATCAATATCGAGCAACTGCTGAGTTAAATTAGTTAATTGCTTAGTTTCTAAGGAATACAGCCACAGATCGTTAATGGTTTGTCCTGGATAACTGTTATCATTACCGACCAATGCCAAAGTCTTGCCGTCCGGTGAAAATGCTGCGGCAGAAAAACTCCCTTGAGCAACATTAGTAGTAATCAATTGGGTTTTGCCTGTCTTTTCGTTATAAAGATACACTGCCTTGGTGTAATCAATATCGGTATCAAGTTCAGGCTGGCGCCCCCTGATATAAGCAATATTAGTTCCTGCCTTAGCGACCGCTGCTAATTCAAAATCGTCTTTCGTTGTAAATAAAACCGTTGCTTCTTGCATTAGTTTATCTATCTTAATCAGTGAAAATTCGGCATCATTTTCAAACCAACCATAGCCATCTAAGCGTCCATTCAGCTTTGTTACGTGTCTAACTTCTGGGAATTTTTCCGTTTTGAATTTAGGCTTTTCCTGAGTTTTCTTACTCTTCACATACAAAGCTTGCGCATCATTGGAAACAACTAATTCTTGAACTGAAGTGTCTTTACCATCAGTTAATAAGAAAGGTTGTGCGCTGCCCCCGTCAATTGGCATCCTGTAAAGCTGCGGCTTTTCACCGTCTTCTTGATGAAGATAATAGAGAAAATCTCCCAATACTCGCGGACTACTGTTTAATCCTTCTCGACTCCAAACGCGATAGTTTTTGTCTTGATCAAGACTAACTAAATTGGCTAAATAACTGTTGCTGTCTTTTTTAATAAAATTTTCAGTAAAGAAGATTTTATTATCGTAAAATCGTACTTGCGAAACTGATCTCAACTGATAAAGGTCTTCTGGTGCGATATTTTTCGTCATAAAGCTTCACTCCTTTGATTAATTAAATTAAATATTATTTCATTATTTATTAATTTAATTAATCTTACTATTCTGACCTTTTTTGTCAATCCTTTTTCTAACTAATAAAACACACAATTGACAGTAGTTTCTCGCCAATCGTGTGTTTGAAGTTTTATTCAAAAGTTGTTTGCCAGTTAGGATCATGATATGCATCAAAACACGCTTTAATTTCTGCTTTGCTGTTTCGTTCAGCTGATAACTTAGGTAGGTTTTTAAGACTAAAATAGCAGCAGTCAGTAGTTTCCGTGTTTTTGACAAATTCGCCACCAACTTCACGGCATAGGAAGAAAACATCAATGACATTAATTGCTCGCTCACCCCGAATTGTATGTACATGGTTGCGAATCGTAATAACTCGTTCGGCAACCACGTCACGACCTGACTCCTCTTTGGCTTCTTTAATACAATTCTCTTTGACGGACATATTAGGTTCGCACCAGCCACCAGGCATTGACCAAGCACCATCTGTGGTTTCTCGCACTAACAAAATTTGATCATCTTTAAAAATCGCTGCACGAGTGCCCAATTTAGGCGTCTGGTAGCCGTCATCACTGCTGAATAATGACTTAACTTGCCTGAGTGGCAAACCAGTTTTAGCGGCCATCATTTCGGTGGCAATAGCCCTAATTCGCTCATAGCGCTCTAAGTCAAACTTGTCATGACCATACTCCAAGCCGTTTTGAGCTAAGCTTTGTAATTCAATTGCCCAATCAGTAAACTGATCTTTTTTATCCATGTTTTCTCCTTTAAATATCATAGAAAAAGCAGCTGTAACAGCTGCTAATTATTTTGTTAAATCAATTTTGTCAATGTCAATCATCCAGCCAATGGCAAGTGATTTTTCACCTAAATGAGTTGCAATGCCGGGACTAAATCTGGTGATTGAAATCGTCTTATCTGGAAATTCTTTTAATAAAAATTCATTTGCTTGCTTAACCTGGCTTTCATCATTTGAGTCAATAATGAATAATTTAATTTTGTCCTTGTATGGCAATTGGTTAATTTTCTCA
The sequence above is a segment of the Lactobacillus sp. ESL0677 genome. Coding sequences within it:
- a CDS encoding NUDIX hydrolase N-terminal domain-containing protein; this encodes MDKKDQFTDWAIELQSLAQNGLEYGHDKFDLERYERIRAIATEMMAAKTGLPLRQVKSLFSSDDGYQTPKLGTRAAIFKDDQILLVRETTDGAWSMPGGWCEPNMSVKENCIKEAKEESGRDVVAERVITIRNHVHTIRGERAINVIDVFFLCREVGGEFVKNTETTDCCYFSLKNLPKLSAERNSKAEIKACFDAYHDPNWQTTFE
- a CDS encoding LysR family transcriptional regulator, which gives rise to MPKTDTILSTKSLHYFLQLIDTMNYTQAAQILGITQPALTQQIKKIEHSIGTPLFGQMGKKLYLTEAGKELQTGAIKLLNTINSVVSDIQEFTQADKGQISIGILDSINSEILRKFLVGFNQKNPDIVLNVTYYDRKNLWYSLDNNLIDMAVMFWPDSTKKSQAELQNQYEHTTVYEDRLTVLTHKDTVEAGQSYPISRFAHREWVAYPDGFYLTQLMKKKLSNKTNIKNCLTVPISLSSTEQLIKTAQETDYDTFISEAYYQAHKDEIKLTPIYLKEVEPFTVSLVYRKGKKAVPRINNILTEFKNFLDK
- a CDS encoding helix-turn-helix transcriptional regulator — its product is MSINLGKEICRRRREQKLTQEDLAELSDLSVNFISRLERTKNQNISIQKLDSIARALNTTTPDIIMNAYRFKEVKVENHQDNTPVFIKKVLNELRKMAPEKAERVCKSFIILAKEINKD
- the xerS gene encoding tyrosine recombinase XerS, which gives rise to METKKYLDLIEAELKGMPDFVKEYNFGTTHSLTTTYQYLTEIRRFFDWLRQEGISSAPDNSQMSVDTLANLRRNDIMLYINYLGHVKNQQGHLNSPTTINRSINALRSLFKFLTITADNNDGQPYFERNVMLKIDSLNNTKTLNYRAHILESHMYIGKLKYQFLDFIENEYEQHCNKQALPAFKINKERDMAIIALILGTGIRVSECAGVNLADLNLKKATLDVTRKGGQRDSVPIAEWTLDYIIEYQKVRRERYSTTKKETAFFLTRWHQQTKRMTTNAIEKMVNKYSASFGHPLTPHKLRHTLASELYGVTKDQVLVAQQLGQKGTSATDLYTHVDQKKQRDALNEISETENK
- a CDS encoding S9 family peptidase, coding for MTKNIAPEDLYQLRSVSQVRFYDNKIFFTENFIKKDSNSYLANLVSLDQDKNYRVWSREGLNSSPRVLGDFLYYLHQEDGEKPQLYRMPIDGGSAQPFLLTDGKDTSVQELVVSNDAQALYVKSKKTQEKPKFKTEKFPEVRHVTKLNGRLDGYGWFENDAEFSLIKIDKLMQEATVLFTTKDDFELAAVAKAGTNIAYIRGRQPELDTDIDYTKAVYLYNEKTGKTQLITTNVAQGSFSAAAFSPDGKTLALVGNDNSYPGQTINDLWLYSLETKQLTNLTQQLLDIDVGYEAALTADFTQNLCSNSVVWLDNKQYVFTALHHGHSQLYLGNRDTVQLIRDEAEDITDFCAASPQKLLLTVSKQALPSELLLFDLKTKTTSQLYNPNHDFERTHSYLKAQKFTYLSKDKTQELEGWYLPAANKPKQSPVLLYVHGGPHAAYGEAFFHEFQVLASWGYGIVYVNPRGSTTYGQKFCNDVDGHYGENDFSDVLAGLDYALEHFPELDKNHQYIAGGSYGGFMTTWAVGHTKRFKAAVAQRCVSDWISMNGTSDIGYWFDRQELQANLFSDNEALKKYWRMSPLAYAQNVTTPIRLLHGEWDMRCPISQSEEFFTAVKLAGAETDMIRYPQSFHGVSRNGLPSLRIHRMHDIKEWFDKHQ
- a CDS encoding manganese-dependent inorganic pyrophosphatase, translating into MEKELVFGHQNPDTDAIGTAIAYSYLQNKLGFNTEAVALGEPNDETAYALNKFGFEAPRVIKTAANEVDKVMLVDHNEPQQSVSDIDQVTVTHVVDHHRIMNFDTSAPLFYLAEPVGCTSTIMWKLYKHFGVEIPQNIAGIMLSAIISDTLLLKSPTTTDDDRDAVEALAKIAGVDYKTYGLDELKAGTNIASKSEEDLIDLDAKSFSLNGKNVRVAQINVVDLPEAMERKDAFLKAMQAASDANNYDMFMLLITNVLDSDSTALVVGSDEAQAAFEKAFGKVTDSEISLPGVVSRKKQVVPPLTEAFN